DNA sequence from the Gammaproteobacteria bacterium genome:
CGAGCGCCATGCCGTGCCCGCCCTGGACGAGGCTTGCATCGAGGCCGCGTTGGCCGGGTTTCGCGGCGAGATCGAGCAAATCCCCCCCATGCACTCGGCCATCAAGCATCAGGGACGGCGCCTGTACGAGCTGGCCCGCAAAGGCGAGGTGGTCGAGCGTCAGCCCCGCCGGGTGACCATTCTCGCCCTGGAACTGCTGTCGCGCACGGACGACCGCCTGATGCTCGACGTGCGCTGCAGCAAGGGCACCTACATCCGTACCCTGGTCGAGGACCTCGGCCGCGCCCTGGGCTGCGGCGCCCATGTCTCACTGCTGCGCCGTGTCGGCGTCGCGCCTTATGACGCGCCGCGCATGTACACCCTGGCGGAACTGGCCGATCTCGCCGAGGCCGGCGAACTGGACTCCGCATTGATCCCCATGCAGTCGGCGCTGGCCCATTGGCCGAGCCTGCGCCTGGATCAGGCGCTGGAGACCGAGCTGCG
Encoded proteins:
- the truB gene encoding tRNA pseudouridine(55) synthase TruB, producing the protein MRRSSAKGRDVHGVLLLDKPRGLSSNQALQRVKRLFNARKAGHTGSLDPLATGLLPICLGEATKLSSYLLDADKHYQAEAQLGVVTDTGDAEGEVIERHAVPALDEACIEAALAGFRGEIEQIPPMHSAIKHQGRRLYELARKGEVVERQPRRVTILALELLSRTDDRLMLDVRCSKGTYIRTLVEDLGRALGCGAHVSLLRRVGVAPYDAPRMYTLAELADLAEAGELDSALIPMQSALAHWPSLRLDQALETELRQGRRIRNPDAPEAGLLCLLGPGERFLGIGRALGGGWVAPQRLMSHRV